The genomic window GACAAAAATGCCAGTTACCAGGAAGAAATCAAAACCTACGAAGATGCATTAACCACACATAAAAAAATTGGGGTAAGTAACAAAGACCGCGATTTTTTATTGAACGAATACCGCGAAGGTGTTTTAATGTTCAATGTTTCGGAACAAAAAATCTGGAACAAAGCACAGGAAGATGAGCAGGCGATAAATGATTTTTATAGTAAAAACCAACAAAAGTATAATAAACCCTTAAGCGAGGTTAGAGGAGAGGTAATTGCCGATTACCAACTTAGTTTAGAAGAAAATTGGCTAAAGAGCCTCAAACAAAAATATCAGATCAAAATTAACGAAAACGAGTTAAAAAAGCTTGCCAAGTTATAACCAACCTGATTTTTTTTGACCATAAGTATTAAATTTGCAAAATATAACAAATAGAATGAAGAAAGTTTTTTTAGTAGCAACCGCTTTAATTTGCCTGTTTTTAAACAGTTTCGCTCAAAAGCATACTGTAGATAAAGTTGCTGCTGTTGTAGGAAATAATATTATCCTGCTATCAGATTTAAACCAACAATACACTCAATATCTTTATCAGGGTAACCAGCCCAATAGTGAAATTAAATGTAAAATTTTACAACAAACTTTAACCCAGAAACTGCTTAAACAACAGGCCGAAATCGATTCAGTGATGGTTGAAGATGGTGCTGTTGATGATGAGGTTAATAAGCGTATGCGTTTCAGTATGCAGCGTGCAGGTGGACAAGAGCGTTTAGAGCAATTCTTAAACAAATCTGTTTTACAGTACAAAGATGAGATCAGGCCATCGGTAAAAGATGAATTGATTGCTCAAAAAATGCAACAAAAAATTACCGAGAACATTAACGTTACACCAATGGAAGTTGAAAAATACTTCAAATCTTTAGGTGATAGCATTCCTGAATTTAATACGGAGGTAGAAGTTGGTGAAGTAATTTTAAACCCACAGTTAACCAGAGCAGAAAAACAAAAATTCCGCGATAAAATTGAAGCCCTTCGTTTAAGGGTTAAAAGTGGCGAAGATATGGGTGTGTTAGCTAAAACTTATTCTGAAGATCCAGGTTCTGCTGCCGATGGTGGTGATTACGGTTTTATTGATAGAAATACCATGGTTAAAGAATTTACAGCCTGGGCATTTAAACTGAAAGCAGGAGAAATTTCACCTGTATTCGAAACAGATTATGGTTTCCACTTTTTACAGGTTTTAGAGCGTAGAGGCGAGCAGGTACACGTTAGACATATTTTAATTATGCCTAAAACTACACCAGAAAGTTTAACCCGTTTAAAATTGCATGCAGATAGTATTTACAACAACATTATCGGTAAAAAATTAAGTTTCGCTGCTGCCGCAAACCTTTATTCAGATAATAAAGAGAGTAAATATAATGGTGGTATGATGCTTAATGCCGAAAATGTTCAGGCAAGAAGTACCTTTATTCCTGTTGATAAACTAGATCCTTCGGTGTTTCTGGTAATCGATAGCATGAAAATCGGTGGTATTTCTAAACCAGATTTATTTACTGCAGCTGATGGAAAACAAGGTTACCGCATTTTATATTTAAAATCTAAAATTCCACCGCACAAAGCAAACTTAGCTCAGGATTTCCCAAAAATCAGAGATGCGGCACAAAGTGATAAAATTAATCGTACTTTAAGCGAATGGTTTGAAAAACGTCGCGAAAGCACTTACATTAAAATCGACGACGAATTTAACACCTGTGATGAATTAAAAATTTGGACTAAAACCACAGCCGCAAAATAACACCAATGCAGTATAAGAACGAAGTAGAAGCTGTTGATGCACTTCATCAATCTTTCAACAACATTAAAGCCGAAATAAGCAAAGTAGTAGTTGGACAAGATGACATCATAAAATCTGTTTTAATCGCCATTTTTAGTAACGGACATTGTCTGTTGGTTGGCGTACCAGGATTAGCCAAAACTTTACTTGTACAAACAGTGGCTTCTGTTTTAGACCTCGATTTTAACCGCATCCAGTTTACACCCGATTTAATGCCAAGTGATATTATTGGCGCAGAGATTTTAGGAGAAGACAGGCACTTTAAATTTATAAAAGGGCCTGTTTTTTCTAATATTATCCTCGCTGATGAGATTAACCGTACACCGCCAAAAACCCAGGCTGCTTTATTAGAAGCCATGCAGGAGAAATCGGTTACGGCTGCTGGGCAAACCCATATTTTACCAAAACCGTTTTTCGTTTTGGCCACACAAAACCCCATTGAGCAGGAAGGAACTTACCCCCTACCCGAAGCTCAGTTAGATCGTTTCATGTTCAATATTCAGTTAAATTACCCTGCCTTTGCAGATGAATTGAACATTGTAAAAAATACCACCAGTAATAAAACCGTTCAACTGCAGAAAATTATCCATGCAGATGATATTCAATATTTCCAGAAACTGATCCGCGATATTCCGATTACCGATAACGTTTTGGAATATGCCGTAAAACTAGCTGCTAAAACCCGTCCTAATAGCGAGTTTGCTACCGATGCTGTTAATAAATACATCAGCTGGGGTGCCGGTCCGCGTGCCTCGCAATTTTTAGTGTTGGGTGCAAAATGTCATGCCGCTGTAACAGGGAAATACTCGCCAGATATTGAAGATGTTAAAGCAGTTGCTGAACCTATTTTACGTCATCGCATTGTGCGTAATTACCGTGCAGAAGCTGAAGGCTTATCAATTGAGAAAATCATTAAAGATTTATTGTAGTAGCATTAAGCTAGTTGCGATCATCAT from Flavobacterium sp. W4I14 includes these protein-coding regions:
- a CDS encoding hypothetical protein (product_source=Hypo-rule applied; superfamily=109998), with protein sequence MLLLSLKIYRVLCVRKAYCLFVFSFIYSISFAQNVAVVNGKSISTKEFMWAYKKSHNGNVSAAYDTLQAYLNLYINFKLKVLDAREMGLDKNASYQEEIKTYEDALTTHKKIGVSNKDRDFLLNEYREGVLMFNVSEQKIWNKAQEDEQAINDFYSKNQQKYNKPLSEVRGEVIADYQLSLEENWLKSLKQKYQIKINENELKKLAKL
- a CDS encoding peptidyl-prolyl cis-trans isomerase SurA (product_source=KO:K03771; cath_funfam=1.10.4030.10,3.10.50.40; cleavage_site_network=SignalP-noTM; cog=COG0760; ko=KO:K03771; pfam=PF00639,PF13624; superfamily=54534); its protein translation is MKKVFLVATALICLFLNSFAQKHTVDKVAAVVGNNIILLSDLNQQYTQYLYQGNQPNSEIKCKILQQTLTQKLLKQQAEIDSVMVEDGAVDDEVNKRMRFSMQRAGGQERLEQFLNKSVLQYKDEIRPSVKDELIAQKMQQKITENINVTPMEVEKYFKSLGDSIPEFNTEVEVGEVILNPQLTRAEKQKFRDKIEALRLRVKSGEDMGVLAKTYSEDPGSAADGGDYGFIDRNTMVKEFTAWAFKLKAGEISPVFETDYGFHFLQVLERRGEQVHVRHILIMPKTTPESLTRLKLHADSIYNNIIGKKLSFAAAANLYSDNKESKYNGGMMLNAENVQARSTFIPVDKLDPSVFLVIDSMKIGGISKPDLFTAADGKQGYRILYLKSKIPPHKANLAQDFPKIRDAAQSDKINRTLSEWFEKRRESTYIKIDDEFNTCDELKIWTKTTAAK
- a CDS encoding MoxR-like ATPase (product_source=KO:K03924; cath_funfam=1.10.8.300,3.40.50.300; cog=COG0714; ko=KO:K03924; pfam=PF07726,PF17863; smart=SM00382; superfamily=52540) — its product is MQYKNEVEAVDALHQSFNNIKAEISKVVVGQDDIIKSVLIAIFSNGHCLLVGVPGLAKTLLVQTVASVLDLDFNRIQFTPDLMPSDIIGAEILGEDRHFKFIKGPVFSNIILADEINRTPPKTQAALLEAMQEKSVTAAGQTHILPKPFFVLATQNPIEQEGTYPLPEAQLDRFMFNIQLNYPAFADELNIVKNTTSNKTVQLQKIIHADDIQYFQKLIRDIPITDNVLEYAVKLAAKTRPNSEFATDAVNKYISWGAGPRASQFLVLGAKCHAAVTGKYSPDIEDVKAVAEPILRHRIVRNYRAEAEGLSIEKIIKDLL